DNA sequence from the Bacteroidales bacterium genome:
AATAAAGAAAATTTTGCCATGCTTTCATTTAATGATTTTCCAATTAAAATATCTTCTTCAATTTTATTTAAAGCTTTTTCAAAAGGATAAAAACTTATCATATTTCCAATTAGTTTAATTGAATTAAGCATAGGGTTTTTGGAACCAATTAATAATGCCATTGATTGACAGAACCTTTCGAGATAAATCATTTTAACAATATTTCCCAATATTGGAAATTTTAGTAATATCTTAGAAGAAATATTTCTATACCAGTTCTTCTTTTTAACAAATAAATAAACAACTATTAATATTATAACTAAAACAAAAAACCAGATAAAATATTCAGAGGTAAAATTAGATATATTAACAATTGTTTTTGTAATTCCCGGTAAATCACCTTGAAATCTGGTGAAAACATCAACAAACATAGGAACCATATAGTTCATCATAAAAACTACTGCTGCTATTGCAATAAATAAAACCAAAACAGGGTATGAAAAAGCATTTGTTAATTGCCTTTTTTGTTTTATCTTTTTCGAATAAAAAGTTGTTAATTCGTTTAGCACTTCATTCATCTTTCCGCTTTCTTCACCAATTTTTAAACTATAATATTCATATGGTGAAAACTTATTTGTATAGTTAATAGCTTCAGAAAGACTGTCACCGTTCAGCACTCTGTTATTTATACTCTCAAAAAGTTCTTTGTCAGCACTTTTAGTTTGTTCATCAACAATAATATCCAATGAGGTTTTAATATCTATTCCTGATGCCAATAAAATACCTATTTCTGAATAAAATCTTTCTTTCTTTATATCCTTGAGCTTTGTGCCAAAAAGGCTTATATCCTTATTAAGAAAAGCAAATATCTGATTATTACTTTTAGATTGATTTATGGGTTTCTCCTTTTTATCAATTTTTTTAATATTTTTTAAATCTATACCCACTTTTTTAATGTTTTTATCAGTAATCTATTCCAAATTCAAATTAAAAATTACTACTGTCCGATTAAATTTATTGAATATGCTTAAAATTATCTGTTTTCTATACGTTAATAATATTTCGCCCACTATGGGGCTTTGTTTTAATATTAATCATTTTACTACAAATATATCGCCTCTAATGAGGCTAATATAAAGCACCGTAGGTGCTAAATATTTATAGAACTGATGTTTCCAAAAAACAATAAAGTGCCGTAGAGCCTGTCCCGAACTTGATTCGGGATACGAAATATAAAACATAATAGTTTTAACCGGTCACTAATGATTAAAAATATAATCATTTGTATATTTTTTTGTTATATGTATTGGAAATTCTAATTCTTCAAGTTCAATATAAAGTATTATTTCATCAACATATAACAAATTATTTTTCAGTTTTCCTATATAATAATCATCAATTATAATAAAAAAAGTATCAACAATCTCCTGGTTATTTCTAACAATAAAATCTTCTTCTATTTCATAATATATTTTCTCTTTATCTGCAAAATTAATTATTAATTCATCATTTCTACTTTTAATAAAATCAGCTTCCCTAAAATCTCTTTTCAATAATGATTGTAATAACAATATTCTGGAGTTTTCTTCAAATTCTAATTGTGTTTCAATAAATAATACCTTGAAATTGAAATATATTGTATATGATGCTGATATTACAATACCACTGATTAGCATTGCTACTATAATTTCGATAATTGTGAAAGCACTAACTTTTTTCATTTATTTTGGTTGTTCTTGTTTGTTTTTTCACTTAGCCTTAGCCTTTCAGCAGGATATTAATTTTATATATAAACTATATACAAAAATTCCATATCCATAAAAAATACTAAAGTGCCTTTATTTTACTAATACAATATATTTTTTTTCTATTATTATGTTACCATCCTTATTGTTTGCTTCAAAACATATTTCTTTTAAATCTTCAGATTTTTGATATTTTGATACTGTTTTATAAATTATTAGATTATCGTATTCATAATCTTCATCAAAAAAACTTTTTTCTTTATTTGTCTCTTGAATTACATGTTCAATTAATAAATATGCATTTAATTTTAACCTGTTATTTCCGGTTTTCTTAATATTTAAGAATATTACTGTTATAATACCGTAACATAACATAATCAACATCATTGCAACTATAACCTCAATAATTGTTGAGCCTTTTAGTAATTTTAATTTAAGCATTTAATAATTTCTTTTTTGCCTGAAATATTTAACAAATCTGTTCCGATATAATTTGAAGATAAAGTATGTATATCAATAATAGCATCAAGTAAATGATTTTCATAAACTGAAGAAGTGGTTTTTAAAATAAATTTATTACAATACAAAGTACCGAAAATTTTTCCTTTATGTTCTACTTGTGAATTACTATACACCTGCCCATATATCTTAACATCTTTATTAATAAATAAAGTTGACTTTTTTGAAACATCTTTAGATAGATGAAATACACCGCCGGCAATAGTACATTCTTTTGATATTTTAAACAGGGTTTTTACTTTGTCTGAACTACTATAAATAGCAAGAAATGAAGGAAATTCAAAATGACATTTTTTTTCAATGATTATAGTATCTTTGGCAAAAATCTGGCAATTACCCTTAAAGCCTGATTTTACAACTACTTTAGGAGCATAAATCCTTATGTTTTTCAGTTCGGCACTATTTGAAATTATAATAACTTTCTTTGCGTAAAGGATTATGTTTCCTGAAATAATTTTGTT
Encoded proteins:
- a CDS encoding type II secretion system F family protein; its protein translation is MGIDLKNIKKIDKKEKPINQSKSNNQIFAFLNKDISLFGTKLKDIKKERFYSEIGILLASGIDIKTSLDIIVDEQTKSADKELFESINNRVLNGDSLSEAINYTNKFSPYEYYSLKIGEESGKMNEVLNELTTFYSKKIKQKRQLTNAFSYPVLVLFIAIAAVVFMMNYMVPMFVDVFTRFQGDLPGITKTIVNISNFTSEYFIWFFVLVIILIVVYLFVKKKNWYRNISSKILLKFPILGNIVKMIYLERFCQSMALLIGSKNPMLNSIKLIGNMISFYPFEKALNKIEEDILIGKSLNESMAKFSLFDKRMISLVKVGEEVNQLDTIFSKLNKQYSDELEHKISLISSMLEPILIIFIGLIVGVILIAMYLPMFQLSTSIY
- a CDS encoding type II secretion system protein, yielding MLKLKLLKGSTIIEVIVAMMLIMLCYGIITVIFLNIKKTGNNRLKLNAYLLIEHVIQETNKEKSFFDEDYEYDNLIIYKTVSKYQKSEDLKEICFEANNKDGNIIIEKKYIVLVK